The Streptomyces sp. DH-12 genome has a window encoding:
- a CDS encoding glycosyltransferase family 2 protein, translated as MRPDPVPADAVSVVVIGHDDAAHVADAVRSALGQGPAVREVVAVDDCSTDGSAALLERLAAGEPRLRVIRLPVNSGGCGTPRNTGLDAVATPYVMFLDSDDVLPPGAVDALLAAAREADAQVTGGLCVRRELPSGREVPWEPALYAAPAVLARPAGRPRLVHDTLSVNKLYATAFLRAHGIRFPDGRFPYEDIVFTARVWAAAPRVALVPDRVYVWHVRRSARRLSISLDRAGVDNWRARTHACRTAHAILLDAGEKRLARAVRAKFLDHDLRMYVRELPLRDEAYRRQWWAHTRGHLAEYDAADRSGDPAAPGPLLARVLLASPEPRDLPRLRELAARPARLCPPYARTADGTPCWSAELPGVTLESLPDRPVRLLPLAVDAELRPRARLLRLRLHELYGAVARAGPVDAEVEWRHRDRAGAALRRTVPLRPSADGAWTAEAPVPLERLAALGAGAWDLRLRLRFRGGAARTVSAHALTGPGPLRPRAVPSRRYGLVLVRPYATHGGALALRVAAGAHGVGRVLAGRLRRPVPWTGPPFRAS; from the coding sequence ATGCGCCCCGACCCCGTTCCGGCCGACGCCGTCTCCGTCGTCGTCATAGGCCACGACGACGCCGCCCATGTGGCCGACGCGGTGCGCTCCGCGCTGGGGCAGGGGCCCGCCGTGCGGGAGGTCGTCGCCGTGGACGACTGCTCGACGGACGGCAGCGCCGCCCTGCTGGAGCGGCTGGCCGCCGGCGAGCCCCGGCTGCGGGTGATCCGGCTGCCGGTCAACAGCGGCGGCTGCGGCACCCCGCGCAACACCGGGCTGGACGCGGTGGCCACCCCGTACGTGATGTTCCTGGACAGCGACGACGTGCTGCCGCCCGGCGCCGTGGACGCGCTGCTGGCCGCCGCACGGGAGGCGGACGCACAGGTCACGGGCGGTCTGTGCGTACGCCGCGAGCTGCCCTCGGGCCGTGAGGTGCCGTGGGAGCCGGCCCTGTACGCCGCCCCCGCCGTCCTCGCCCGCCCGGCCGGCCGCCCCCGCCTGGTCCACGACACCCTCAGCGTCAACAAGCTGTACGCCACGGCCTTCCTGCGCGCGCACGGCATCCGGTTCCCCGACGGCCGCTTCCCCTACGAGGACATCGTGTTCACCGCCCGGGTGTGGGCCGCCGCGCCGCGCGTCGCCCTGGTCCCGGACCGGGTCTACGTCTGGCACGTGCGCCGCTCCGCGCGACGGCTGTCGATCTCGCTGGACCGCGCGGGCGTCGACAACTGGCGCGCCCGCACGCACGCCTGCCGCACCGCCCACGCGATCCTGCTGGACGCCGGGGAGAAACGGCTGGCGCGCGCCGTCCGGGCCAAGTTCCTCGACCACGACCTGCGCATGTACGTCCGTGAGCTGCCGCTGCGCGACGAGGCGTACCGCCGTCAGTGGTGGGCGCACACCCGCGGCCACCTCGCCGAGTACGACGCCGCCGACCGGTCGGGCGACCCGGCCGCCCCCGGCCCGCTCCTCGCGCGGGTGCTGCTGGCCTCTCCCGAGCCGCGCGACCTGCCGCGCCTGCGCGAGCTGGCCGCCCGCCCGGCCCGGCTGTGTCCGCCGTACGCCCGGACGGCCGACGGCACGCCCTGCTGGTCGGCGGAGCTGCCCGGGGTCACCCTGGAGTCCCTGCCGGACCGCCCCGTCCGGCTGCTGCCGCTCGCCGTGGACGCGGAGCTGCGTCCCCGCGCCCGTCTGCTGCGGCTGCGCCTGCACGAGCTGTACGGCGCGGTCGCGCGGGCCGGTCCGGTGGACGCGGAGGTGGAGTGGCGCCACCGGGACCGCGCGGGCGCGGCGCTGCGCCGCACGGTGCCGCTGCGGCCGTCCGCCGACGGCGCCTGGACCGCCGAGGCGCCCGTCCCGCTGGAGCGGCTGGCGGCCCTCGGCGCGGGCGCCTGGGACCTGCGGCTGCGGCTGCGCTTCCGCGGCGGCGCGGCCCGGACCGTCTCGGCCCACGCCCTCACCGGCCCCGGCCCGCTGCGCCCCCGCGCCGTCCCGAGCCGCCGGTACGGCCTGGTCCTCGTCCGCCCCTACGCCACCCACGGGGGCGCGCTGGCCCTGCGGGTGGCGGCCGGGGCGCACGGCGTCGGCCGGGTGCTGGCCGGACGGCTGCGGCGGCCGGTGCCGTGGACCGGGCCGCCTTTCAGAGCGTCTTGA
- a CDS encoding CDP-glycerol glycerophosphotransferase family protein yields the protein MPQLSVIVHGPNTQDHLTGLLDSLVAHPLPDVEVVVAAVGDWARETAERHAPRLQVVPLPDGTPDAAARAAGAARAGGRWLHFVRAKDGLPPGSPRTVAERTAELPGTVDVLLLDHLRSTWRSSALPSADGPLLVRAGRTGPALADSAYLLRLTPLLGTRVLRADFWRTHEERLTTDDEPHAALAALLLADRVACLPHIAYEDRRLRPASLPPVTPEQHLAAVDRYEALLDLAQDRPAVYTVLYEIMVRDCLRTFARGAVPEPAAREFFLRAGSAAVRRRPEGYRRPGGPEGVRRSLLEEGAYTRYRAFQAANRARRAVRSTVRAGRRQAGARIRDHQYRAALRRPVDPHLAVFSAYWNRGVACNPAAIAAKLAELAPHIHPVWVVSARNAALLPPGTDHVVPGTRRYWEALATAGYLVNNVNFPNAVVKRPDAVHVQTHHGTPLKRMGLDQTAYPAAAQGLDFDALLERVDKWDYSVSANSHTTRMWERAYPSRYVSLDHGYPRNDVYCTAGADEVRAVRERLGIAPGRRAVLYAPTHRDYEADWTPRLDLAALADRLGEDTVLLVRAHYFHDSGVSPLAGLRRSGRVVDVSSYDPVEELCLAADALVTDYSSIMFDYANLDRPIVIHADDWETYRTTRGVYFDLMAEAPGPVARTQDDLIEILVTDAWRDEGAAKARAAFRRRFCEFDDGRAAERVVRRVFLGEDEASLPPVLPLEERTPAPAPQEVTA from the coding sequence ATGCCCCAGCTCAGCGTCATCGTCCACGGGCCGAACACCCAGGACCACCTGACCGGCCTGCTCGACTCGCTCGTCGCCCACCCGCTGCCGGACGTGGAGGTCGTCGTCGCCGCCGTCGGCGACTGGGCCCGCGAGACGGCCGAGCGGCACGCCCCGCGGCTCCAGGTGGTCCCGCTGCCCGACGGCACGCCCGACGCGGCGGCCCGGGCGGCCGGGGCGGCGCGGGCCGGCGGACGCTGGCTGCACTTCGTCCGCGCCAAGGACGGCCTCCCGCCCGGCAGCCCCCGCACCGTCGCGGAACGCACCGCCGAGCTGCCCGGCACCGTGGACGTCCTGCTCCTGGACCACCTGCGCAGCACCTGGCGCAGCTCCGCCCTGCCGTCGGCGGACGGCCCCCTCCTCGTCCGCGCCGGCCGCACCGGGCCGGCCCTCGCCGACAGCGCCTACCTGCTGCGCCTCACCCCGCTGCTCGGCACCCGCGTGCTGCGCGCCGACTTCTGGCGGACCCACGAGGAACGGCTCACCACCGACGACGAACCCCACGCCGCCCTCGCCGCCCTCCTGCTCGCCGACCGCGTCGCCTGCCTGCCGCACATCGCCTACGAGGACCGGCGGCTGCGCCCCGCGAGCCTCCCGCCCGTCACCCCCGAGCAGCACCTCGCGGCCGTCGACCGCTACGAGGCCCTGCTCGACCTCGCCCAGGACCGGCCCGCCGTCTACACCGTGCTCTACGAGATCATGGTCCGCGACTGCCTGCGCACCTTCGCCCGCGGCGCCGTGCCCGAGCCGGCGGCGCGGGAGTTCTTCCTGCGGGCCGGCTCCGCCGCCGTACGCCGCCGCCCCGAGGGGTACCGCCGTCCCGGCGGCCCGGAGGGCGTGCGCCGCTCGCTGCTGGAGGAGGGCGCCTACACCCGCTACCGGGCCTTCCAGGCCGCCAACCGCGCCCGCCGCGCCGTGCGGTCCACGGTGCGCGCCGGACGGCGGCAGGCCGGCGCCCGGATCCGCGACCACCAGTACCGCGCCGCGCTGCGCCGGCCCGTCGACCCGCACCTCGCGGTGTTCTCCGCCTACTGGAACCGCGGCGTCGCCTGCAACCCGGCCGCGATCGCCGCGAAGCTCGCCGAGCTGGCCCCGCACATCCACCCGGTGTGGGTGGTGAGCGCGCGCAACGCGGCCCTGCTGCCGCCCGGCACCGACCACGTGGTCCCCGGCACCCGCCGCTACTGGGAGGCGCTCGCCACGGCGGGGTACCTCGTCAACAACGTCAACTTCCCGAACGCCGTGGTCAAACGCCCCGACGCGGTGCACGTGCAGACCCACCACGGCACCCCGCTCAAGCGCATGGGCCTGGACCAGACGGCCTACCCCGCCGCCGCGCAGGGCCTGGACTTCGACGCCCTGCTGGAGCGGGTCGACAAGTGGGACTACAGCGTCTCCGCCAACAGCCACACCACCCGCATGTGGGAGCGCGCCTACCCGTCCCGGTACGTCTCCCTCGACCACGGCTATCCGCGCAACGACGTGTACTGCACGGCCGGCGCGGACGAGGTGCGCGCGGTCCGCGAACGGCTCGGCATCGCCCCGGGCCGCCGGGCCGTCCTGTACGCGCCCACGCACCGCGACTACGAGGCCGACTGGACCCCGCGCCTGGACCTCGCCGCGCTCGCCGACCGGCTCGGCGAGGACACCGTCCTGCTGGTGCGCGCCCACTACTTCCACGACTCCGGCGTCTCCCCGCTGGCGGGCCTGCGCCGCTCCGGCCGCGTCGTCGACGTGTCCTCCTACGACCCGGTCGAGGAGCTGTGCCTGGCCGCGGACGCCCTGGTCACGGACTACTCGTCGATCATGTTCGACTACGCCAACCTGGACCGCCCGATCGTGATCCACGCCGACGACTGGGAGACGTACCGCACGACGCGCGGGGTGTACTTCGACCTGATGGCCGAGGCGCCGGGCCCGGTGGCGCGCACCCAGGACGACCTCATCGAGATCCTCGTCACCGACGCCTGGCGCGACGAGGGCGCGGCGAAGGCACGGGCCGCCTTCCGCCGCCGGTTCTGCGAGTTCGACGACGGCCGGGCCGCCGAGCGGGTGGTGCGCCGGGTCTTCCTCGGCGAGGACGAGGCGTCGCTGCCCCCGGTGCTGCCGCTGGAGGAGCGCACCCCGGCGCCGGCCCCCCAGGAGGTGACCGCGTGA
- a CDS encoding MarR family transcriptional regulator, which translates to MTATPSPSPATDAPAVSDDWLRLDQQICFSLNSAVRAFNGVYRVVLKDLGLTYPQYLVMLVLWEDGTLPVKRLGERLRLDSGTLSPLLKRLEAAGLVHRERSARDERSVEVRLTEEGAALRDRAARVPRRIAAATGLRAEEMRALGATLADLTAALDRAAAEEA; encoded by the coding sequence ATGACAGCGACACCCAGCCCCTCCCCGGCGACGGACGCGCCGGCCGTCTCGGACGACTGGCTCCGGCTCGACCAGCAGATCTGCTTCAGCCTCAACTCGGCCGTCCGCGCCTTCAACGGCGTCTACCGGGTGGTGCTGAAGGACCTCGGCCTCACCTACCCGCAGTACCTCGTCATGCTGGTGCTGTGGGAGGACGGCACGCTGCCGGTGAAGCGGCTCGGCGAGCGCCTGCGCCTGGACTCCGGCACCCTGTCCCCGCTGCTCAAGCGGCTGGAGGCGGCCGGTCTCGTGCACCGGGAGCGCAGCGCGCGCGACGAGCGGTCCGTCGAGGTGCGGCTCACCGAGGAGGGCGCCGCGCTGCGCGACAGGGCCGCGCGGGTGCCGCGCCGGATCGCCGCCGCCACCGGGCTGCGGGCCGAGGAGATGCGCGCCCTCGGCGCCACCCTCGCCGACCTCACCGCCGCGCTGGACCGGGCGGCCGCCGAAGAGGCCTGA
- a CDS encoding glycosyltransferase family 2 protein: MSTSRLPDVTVTVIVHNDAGRLSRAVRSVCRQTHRDLEIVISDDHSTDDTPEVARALAAADPRVRYLRLPENSGGCSAPRNRALEIARAPYLMFLDSDDELPEGAVAALLAAHREREIDFAMGAVRRVRVDTGRRSTWMPHLVGERRTLDGIEDDPRLFFEHLATSKMYARAFLDRHALRFPEGIHYEDQLFSAQAYCLAKRFTIVPEPVYLWYVAPYVSTEAASISNQRHLIGNVRDRIHVQRLIDAFLAESGHAGLREDKDHKFLKHDFRMYAGDLPYRDEEWLAAFADEVNPYLETLSPGAYARLPRAERVVLRLVRDRRLSEAALAARGLGYGVAPRRLTADADGRVYWGDRVPDTVAARRELDLTELEPDTRPFPGALFRHEITGIARVPGGGARIDLAVRTYDPALRLPVGPQRASLVISPGRRRLSVPFRLDPVRPGVFEGTVRLDLAGARLPLGGFAGVRHPLVRLTSGGQGNQALLLAPLEFPALTARVPYRSGVAPHRVTVGPEGHDPGRLQIRWEPAGVTGALRPVAARLARPRLRRAARLVAGAVR, from the coding sequence ATGTCCACGTCCCGGCTCCCCGACGTCACCGTCACGGTGATCGTGCACAACGACGCCGGACGGCTGTCCCGCGCCGTGCGGTCCGTGTGCCGCCAGACCCACCGCGACCTGGAGATCGTCATCAGCGACGACCACTCCACGGACGACACCCCCGAGGTGGCGCGGGCGCTGGCGGCCGCCGACCCGCGCGTCCGGTACCTGCGGCTGCCGGAGAACAGCGGCGGGTGCAGCGCTCCGCGCAACCGCGCCCTGGAGATCGCCCGGGCGCCGTACCTGATGTTCCTCGACAGCGACGACGAACTGCCGGAGGGAGCGGTCGCGGCGCTGCTCGCCGCGCACCGGGAGCGCGAGATCGACTTCGCGATGGGCGCGGTGCGGCGGGTCCGGGTGGACACCGGCCGCCGCTCCACCTGGATGCCGCACCTGGTGGGCGAGCGCCGCACCCTGGACGGCATCGAGGACGACCCGCGGCTGTTCTTCGAGCACCTGGCGACCAGCAAGATGTACGCCCGCGCCTTCCTCGACCGGCACGCGCTGCGCTTCCCGGAGGGCATCCACTACGAGGACCAGCTGTTCTCGGCGCAGGCCTACTGCCTGGCGAAACGGTTCACGATCGTCCCCGAACCGGTCTACCTATGGTACGTGGCCCCCTACGTGAGCACGGAGGCCGCGTCCATATCCAACCAGCGGCACCTGATCGGCAACGTCCGCGACCGGATCCACGTGCAGCGGCTGATCGACGCGTTCCTGGCGGAGAGCGGGCACGCGGGACTGCGCGAGGACAAGGACCACAAGTTCCTCAAGCACGACTTCCGGATGTACGCGGGCGACCTGCCGTACCGCGACGAGGAGTGGCTGGCCGCCTTCGCCGACGAGGTGAACCCCTACCTGGAGACGCTGTCCCCGGGCGCGTACGCCCGGCTGCCCCGCGCCGAGCGGGTGGTGCTCCGGCTGGTCCGGGACCGCAGGCTGTCCGAGGCCGCGCTGGCGGCACGGGGGCTGGGGTACGGCGTCGCCCCGAGGCGGCTGACCGCCGACGCGGACGGCCGGGTCTACTGGGGCGACCGGGTGCCGGACACCGTGGCCGCCCGCCGCGAGCTGGACCTGACCGAGCTGGAGCCGGACACCCGCCCGTTCCCGGGTGCGCTGTTCCGGCACGAGATCACGGGGATCGCCCGTGTCCCGGGGGGCGGCGCCCGGATCGACCTGGCCGTGCGGACCTACGACCCGGCGCTGCGGCTGCCCGTCGGCCCGCAGCGGGCGAGCCTGGTGATCTCCCCCGGCCGGCGCCGCCTCAGCGTGCCGTTCCGCCTGGACCCGGTGCGGCCCGGCGTGTTCGAGGGGACGGTACGGCTCGATCTGGCCGGGGCCCGGCTGCCGCTGGGCGGCTTCGCCGGCGTCCGGCATCCGCTGGTCCGGCTCACCAGCGGCGGCCAGGGCAACCAGGCGCTGCTGCTGGCGCCCCTGGAGTTCCCGGCGCTGACCGCCCGCGTCCCCTACCGTTCCGGCGTCGCCCCGCACCGCGTCACCGTCGGGCCGGAGGGCCACGACCCGGGCCGCCTCCAGATCCGCTGGGAGCCGGCCGGCGTCACCGGAGCGCTCCGCCCGGTGGCCGCCCGCCTGGCCCGCCCCCGTCTGCGCCGCGCGGCGCGGCTGGTGGCGGGCGCCGTGCGCTGA
- a CDS encoding ABC transporter permease, with amino-acid sequence MSQALHTPPAASAGPDPAETDLAALAARHGLTVSGARPSLGAYVRQLWGRRHFILAFSQAKLTAQYSRAKLGQLWQVATPLLNAAVYFFIFGLLLGARKGIPSDVYVPFLVTGVFVFTFTQSSVLAGVRAISGNLGLVRALHFPRASLPISFALQQLQQLLFSMIVLVVIMVAFGSYPGLSWLLVVPALALQFVFNTGLALIFARMGSRTPDLAQLMPFVLRTWMYASGVMFSIPAMLEDKNVPAWVADVLQWNPAAVYMDLVRFALIDRYDGSYLPPHVWAFALGWAVLAGVVGFVYFWKAEERYGRG; translated from the coding sequence GTGAGTCAGGCACTCCACACACCGCCCGCCGCGTCGGCGGGCCCGGACCCGGCCGAGACCGACCTCGCGGCCCTCGCCGCCCGGCACGGCCTCACGGTCAGCGGCGCCCGTCCGTCCCTCGGCGCGTACGTCCGTCAGCTGTGGGGGCGGCGGCACTTCATCCTGGCCTTCTCGCAGGCCAAGCTGACCGCCCAGTACAGCAGGGCGAAGCTGGGTCAGCTGTGGCAGGTGGCGACGCCGCTGCTGAACGCGGCGGTGTACTTCTTCATCTTCGGTCTGCTGCTGGGCGCCCGGAAGGGCATACCGAGCGACGTGTACGTGCCGTTCCTGGTGACGGGCGTGTTCGTGTTCACCTTCACGCAGAGTTCGGTGCTGGCGGGGGTGCGGGCGATCTCGGGGAACCTGGGGCTGGTGCGGGCGCTGCACTTCCCGCGTGCGTCGCTGCCGATCTCGTTCGCGCTGCAGCAGCTCCAGCAGCTGCTGTTCTCGATGATCGTGCTGGTCGTGATCATGGTGGCGTTCGGGAGCTATCCGGGTCTGTCGTGGCTGCTGGTGGTGCCGGCGCTGGCGCTGCAGTTCGTGTTCAACACGGGTCTGGCGCTGATCTTCGCGCGGATGGGCAGCAGGACGCCGGACCTGGCGCAGCTGATGCCGTTCGTGCTGCGGACGTGGATGTACGCGTCGGGGGTGATGTTCTCGATCCCGGCGATGCTGGAGGACAAGAACGTGCCGGCCTGGGTGGCGGACGTGCTGCAGTGGAACCCGGCCGCGGTCTACATGGACCTGGTGCGGTTCGCGCTGATCGACAGGTACGACGGGTCGTACCTGCCGCCGCACGTGTGGGCGTTCGCGCTGGGCTGGGCGGTGCTGGCCGGCGTGGTCGGCTTCGTCTACTTCTGGAAGGCAGAGGAGAGGTACGGCCGTGGCTGA
- a CDS encoding TetR/AcrR family transcriptional regulator, which translates to MLERMTNADAPEPQPRRRAPAGAAVLREDVTEAIRAAVYEELAAVGYARMSIEGIARRAGVGKTAVYRRWRSKLHVVLDVVSALAVQGLPAPDTGSLEGDLRLLYAVSSRALRHPVASQILPDLQAEAARNPDIAEAVQKALREGQDGVARGIVTAAQERGEISTGADHTLALDLISGPLYWRSVVIRGPKPPKGYLDGLARATAQALKTL; encoded by the coding sequence ATGCTGGAGCGCATGACGAACGCCGACGCGCCTGAGCCGCAACCGCGCCGCCGGGCTCCCGCCGGGGCCGCCGTCCTGCGCGAGGACGTCACGGAGGCCATCCGGGCGGCCGTCTACGAGGAGCTCGCCGCCGTCGGCTACGCCCGCATGTCGATCGAGGGCATCGCGCGCCGCGCGGGCGTCGGCAAGACCGCCGTGTACCGCCGCTGGCGCTCCAAGCTGCACGTCGTGCTCGACGTGGTGTCCGCGCTCGCCGTCCAGGGCCTGCCCGCTCCGGACACCGGCTCCCTGGAGGGCGACCTGCGGCTGCTCTACGCGGTCAGCTCGCGCGCCCTGCGCCACCCCGTCGCCTCGCAGATCCTCCCCGACCTCCAGGCCGAGGCCGCCCGCAACCCCGACATCGCCGAGGCCGTGCAGAAGGCCCTGCGCGAGGGCCAGGACGGGGTCGCCAGGGGCATCGTCACGGCGGCCCAGGAGCGGGGCGAGATCAGCACCGGCGCGGACCACACCCTGGCCCTCGACCTGATCTCCGGCCCGCTGTACTGGCGCTCGGTCGTCATCCGCGGCCCGAAACCGCCCAAGGGCTACCTGGACGGTCTCGCCCGCGCGACCGCCCAGGCCCTCAAGACGCTCTGA
- a CDS encoding ABC transporter ATP-binding protein, protein MAETDRQRIPTVIADGVDVVYQVNGTGAGRGSATAALNRMLRRRQTEKASGVRRVHAVRNVSFVAHRGEAIGLIGTNGSGKSTLLKAVAGLLPVENGRIYTDGQPSLLGVNAALMADLTGERNVHLGGLAMGMSREEIKARYQEIVDFSGINEKGDFITLPMRTYSSGMAARLRFSIAAAKDHDVLLVDEALATGDRSFQKRSEARIRELRKHAGTVFLVSHNNKSIRDTCDRVLWLERGELRMDGPTDEVLKEYEKFTSGR, encoded by the coding sequence GTGGCTGAGACCGACCGGCAGAGGATCCCGACCGTCATCGCCGACGGCGTCGACGTGGTCTACCAGGTCAACGGCACCGGCGCCGGGCGCGGTTCCGCGACCGCCGCCCTCAACCGCATGCTGCGCCGCAGGCAGACCGAGAAGGCGTCCGGCGTGCGCCGGGTGCACGCCGTGCGGAACGTGTCCTTCGTCGCCCACCGCGGCGAGGCGATCGGCCTGATCGGCACCAACGGCTCCGGCAAGTCCACGCTGCTCAAGGCCGTGGCCGGGCTGCTCCCGGTGGAGAACGGCCGCATCTACACCGACGGCCAGCCGTCCCTGCTCGGCGTCAACGCGGCCCTGATGGCCGACCTCACCGGCGAGCGCAACGTGCACCTGGGCGGACTCGCGATGGGCATGTCCCGCGAGGAGATCAAGGCCCGCTACCAGGAGATCGTCGACTTCTCCGGCATCAACGAGAAGGGCGACTTCATCACCCTGCCGATGCGCACCTACTCCTCCGGCATGGCCGCCCGCCTGCGCTTCTCCATCGCGGCCGCCAAGGACCACGACGTGCTCCTCGTCGACGAGGCGCTGGCGACCGGCGACCGCTCCTTCCAGAAGCGCTCCGAGGCCCGCATCCGCGAGCTGCGCAAGCACGCCGGCACGGTCTTCCTGGTCAGCCACAACAACAAGTCCATCCGCGACACCTGCGACCGCGTGCTGTGGCTGGAGCGCGGCGAGCTGCGCATGGACGGGCCGACCGACGAGGTGCTCAAGGAGTACGAGAAGTTCACCTCGGGCCGCTAG
- a CDS encoding organic hydroperoxide resistance protein — protein MDALYTAVATATHGREGRAVTSDGKLDVGLSAPKELGGDGKGTNPEQLFAAGYAACFGSALGAVGRAAKVDVSEAAVTAEVGIGKQGEGFALTVTLRVELPDSLDEETGRTLVEQAHQVCPYSNATRGNIPVELVIE, from the coding sequence ATGGACGCGCTCTACACCGCAGTCGCCACCGCCACCCACGGTCGCGAGGGCCGCGCCGTCACCTCCGACGGCAAGCTGGACGTCGGCCTGAGCGCCCCCAAGGAGCTGGGCGGCGACGGCAAGGGCACCAACCCGGAGCAGCTCTTCGCCGCCGGCTACGCGGCCTGCTTCGGCAGCGCCCTCGGCGCCGTCGGCCGCGCCGCGAAGGTGGACGTCAGCGAGGCCGCGGTGACCGCCGAGGTCGGCATCGGCAAGCAGGGCGAGGGCTTCGCGCTCACCGTGACGCTCCGCGTCGAGCTGCCCGACAGCCTCGACGAGGAGACCGGCCGCACGCTGGTCGAGCAGGCCCACCAGGTCTGCCCCTACTCCAACGCCACCCGCGGCAACATCCCGGTCGAGCTCGTCATCGAGTAG